The DNA sequence GCATACCCATTAAAGCTGTACCAACGGCGCCGATTCCTGTCCATACAGCATAAGCGGTTCCTATCGGCAGAGTTTGTGTCGCTTTAATCAGTAAAAGCATACTGATGGTCATGGTAACCAAAAAACCCGCAAACCAATAATACATTTCTGACCCTGATGTCTCTTTTGCTTTTCCTAAACAAGATGCAAAAGCAACTTCAAACAATCCTGCAATAATTAAAATAATCCAGTTCATTTCTTTATTTTTTTCTGATGCAAAGTTCTGTATTTACTTACAAAAAACATTTTACAAATGTTAAAAAATGATTGATTTCCTTTTTTTAGATGGCAATACTTATATTACCATACATTTTGACATTGGTAGTAATGTACCGGAAAATTCCAGAATTTAAAAGTTTTGATGTAAAACGGAAAAAAATGCCACCTGTCCTGAAGGACAGATGGCTGCTTATTGAAAAAAAATAAAACACTAAACTCTATTGTTAGAGTAGTTTCTTTAATTGCACCCTTGCTGGATACATACCCATCCCTTTCTTTCCGGTGCCACTGTAGGATTATCTCCCCTGTATAATTTTACACATTTTGTATCTGTATCATAAACGATCATTCCCACTACAGGAGTTAATGCATTGATCTGTGCTGTTGTCATATGGGTAATGACAAATCCTTTTTTAGCAGAATCTAATACGATGTATCCGTTAGGAACTTGAGCAGGCCAGTTATTAGCTTGTGATTCTTTAGTTGAAACTCCAAACTTACTGGATAATGTAGTTCCTGTTTCTATAGGGATTTTACAAGAGCAGTTTTCATATCCCGGGTCTCCGGATTCATACTTGGAAATGACAACTGAGGATCCTGGAGGATTATCACAATTACTTCCATTTACAGGAATGTAGAAAGCATAATACGTTCCTGGTCCTACTGTCGTCGGGTTAGGAACTTCAGTGCCAGAATCTCCTGTTGAAGTTGTATACCATTTCAATTCATAACCCGTTGGTATGGCACCCGTGTGCAGTGTATTAAGATCTATGGTACTGCCTGGACAGATTTTGGAATCAATAACCTCTGGTTGTGTATTAGCTCCACAAAGATTGACACTTGAGGTAGAAAAATTGTACTTGTTTTCGATTCCACTGGCAGCTGAACCATTACCCATGCTTCCATTGGCACGATGTCCGACATATCCGAAATTTCCGCTGCATTGTTTAATAACCATGCTGGTATGACCTCCGGTTTCCATCGCTATTAAGGCATCGTTCTCACTTAAACCTCCCGCCATATATGTTGGATTAATAGTCGATGCTGTTTCTCCAAGCATGCTTCCTGCATTATTTCCCCAGCTGTACATTTTCCCGTTTGTTGTTAAAACATTAATGGACGCAAATTGACTGTCATGTTCCTGGGGACTTATCCATGCAATATCGGTCATATCCTCAGATGCTGACTTTTTTACCCGTACCCATGAGGTTCTTTCAGTGGTGGTAAAGTCACCTAGCTGGCGAACATTATTACGTCCCAGACTATACAGCAAACCATCAGAAGAAAGTAGAAGATAAGAATTGTAATTACCATTTGAGGTGACTCCTATCATTTTAGGTCTGGATCCACTTAGCCCATTGTCAGGTAAAGCCATTTCTGTAGCATACGATCTATTTGCAGATGAAGTACCATTTCCTAAATAGGTCCCGGTTCCCCATGTATATATTTTTCCTTCACGGGTTAATGCCATTAATGCATTAGAGCTTCCTCTTACTGCTACTACGTTTGTGAGAAAATCATCATCGCCATTTCCTGTTTTAACCCTATGCCAGATCTGATTATTGGCTGCGTTTTGAGCTGTGCCGTCACCATTTTTGTTGCCTGTAAAGGATAGTACCCAAGCCTCTCCACTACAAGTTGTAAGAACTATTGTACCATATGTACCAAACATCATTTTTACATCTTCAGGGTTCACACCTGTAGGGAGCTGGAGCTGTACTTTACTGAATGCAGTTTTATTTGTAATAGTAGTAGCGACAAGCCTTCCGGTTCTTCCCCAGATAAAAAGGCCTTCAGTCGTCAATATGACGAATTGCCCTGTATTTATATGAGCACTTCCTCCGGTAAGTTTTAGTATTTTTCCTCTAAGGTCTGGATAATTAGCCGTGTTTAATTCCGTTGGGGAAAGAACATTGGAAGTTCCATTATTGGCAATGTTTTCTCCCCATACCAATACTTTTCCTGAAGCCTCCCTTACTAAGGTAGAGTGGAATGTAGATACCATATTGTCATACTCAATCGTATTGGGATCACTGCTCTGGAGAAAAGTGTTCCCGTTGCAGCCTGTACTGCTGTTGCACTGTGCCTGAAGGGTTCCACAGATCGTAGAAGCCGTCAGTAAACTGAGGCAAAGATATTTTTTCATAATTGAAATGTGTTTTTTATAAAAATAAAGAAGGTCCCGGAATTCCGGTCTTAGAATAAGTAAGATCCATAAGAAAACCATGTGATATGTTGACAATCACATAAGTTTAATAGGATAAAATACTATAATTCTATTGCCAGAAAAACCAGTTTTTTCCGTCACATACCGCCAGCGAATCGCTTGCTGTATCATAGACTAAAGTACCTGATACTGGACTTTTAATAAGGTTTTGTGGATTGGTTACTTTAGGTAATATCATAGCCCTTGTAGAAGATTCAAGAACAAGAACTCCTGGTTTGGATGAACTATTCGCTCCGATAATGAGTCCCTGGTTTGAAGCCCTATCCGGAGTTTGTACGTCTACATAAGGATTATCTGCGGCATTTCCTGCTTCGGTGAGGCTAATCCAATCATTTCCGTTGTTGTATTCAACTGCTTTATTACTGGTATTGACAATAAATGTTCCCCCGACTGCATCAGGAGCAGAGTCCACAGAAGGTAATATAATCCCTTTTGCATCGGATCCGAATTCAAGTAAAGTACTGGTATTGGTAATGGTTTCCTTTCCAATTGCTACCTGAGCGTAGGACATCGTGCACAGGAGTAGTGCACAAGTAATTGTGATCTTTTTCATTTGTTTGTGTTTATGGCAAAGTTAAAAAAAATCACAAATAAATCAAGTGAAAAAAATTAAAATAATGTTAAAATCTGTGTTTTTATATTAAATTTATAATTCAGTCAGGCCAATGTTTTTAATCTAAGCCTTTGTTTAAAGGGGTTTTAGATAAATTTTATATTATTAGTATTCATAAAATATTAATAAAAATATTGTGTTTTGCATAATATTGTAATTATGTTACATAGATAGATGGATGTCATCGAAGGCTTTGGCAATTGATTGTGCGAAAGATATTGTTATTGATGAAGTTAAAAAAATGATGTTATTTAATATCTGCTCTGATCCTGCTTAGACTTACCTGTGTAATTCCTAAATAAGAGGCAATATGTCCCAACTGAACCCTTCTCAACAGATTGGGTTTATCCCTTATCAAATCTTTATATCTTTCCGTTGATGTTTTAAATTGCCTGGATATAATGAGCTCTTCCGTTTTTACCAATTCTCTTTCAGCAAATTTTCTGCCCCAGTTTGCAATATAAATATCTTCATTGAAGAGTTTTCTTAAATTTTCAGTTTCCAACTGATACAGCTCACAGTCTTCCAGTAATTCAATACTTTCGTAACCAGGTTTGTCCTCTACATAACTTTTCATCGAAATTATAGTCTCGCCTTCACTTCCAAACCAAAAAGTAATATCATTATCTTGTGTAGAAGCATAGGCACGGACAATTCCTTTTTTAATAAAATAAACATGTGAAATAATTTTATCTGCCTGCATCAGGCAATAGCCTTTTGGATGGTAAACTTCAGTGATATGATTTTTAAGCTTTTCCTGTGATGATGTAGGAAGGGTAAATATACTATCAATAATTTCGTCTATGTTCATAGGGATAGATTACAATAGGTTAAAATTATCGGTTTTAAATGATAATTAAAAATATAAGATTCATTTTTATGTAATCACTTTTACTGAATGATTTTTTTAGTTAAAAAAAGTATTCCAAAAAGTAGATTGGTTCGGCATAAAGTACAAATACTTTGTTTCCTGGTAGAGATCACTAACTATTTATATTGTGATGGTCATATTTTGAGAAAGTTGTGAATCTACAATAATTTTTATAGAAAATAAATGCTATTTCTGCTATTTTTTTTATAAATTATAAAATACTTTTGTAAGTCGATTATTAAAATGAAAAGAGCTTCCATAAAAGATATAGCAAGAATTGCCGGAGTTTCTGTAGCAACCGTTTCATACGTTATCAATAGAAAGGAGGGGAGCAGGATCAGTGAGGTCACAAAAAAAAGGATCCTTGAGATTGCTGAAGAAATTAATTATACTCCTAACAAGATTGCCCGAAGTTTAAAAATGAGTAAAAGTAAACTCATCGGTTTAATCGTTCCAGACATTTCTAATGATTTTTATTCAAATATAGCGCGTTGTATAGAAAACGAGGCAATGAAATTGGGCTACACGATCCTTATAGGAAGTTCTGATGAGAGCCCCGATAAATTCAGGCGTCTTACAGAGCTTTTTTCAGAGCAACAAGTGGACGGAATGATCGTAACTCCTGTTGTAGGCTCAGATCATGCCATTCAAAAGCTTTTGAATGATGAATATCCGATGGTTTCTATTGATTATTATTTGGAGAATGTCAATATACCGGCTATTACACTGAATAATTTTGAGATTTCAGAGCATATTTTTGACTATCTCATGGAGCATAATTTTGAAGAATTAATTTATGTAGGATATGACACGAAACTTCCACATTTATTAGACCGGCAGCATGGATTTGAAAAGAAAATATCAGCAAATGGTTTATCAGCAAAGAAGATTTTAGTAGGAATGGGAAATGTTACTTCCAAGGTCTATGCAGGACTTGAAGAAAACCTAAAAATAACCTCCAAAAAAACAGCTTTATATTTTCTAAATAATAAAATAGGAATTGCAGGATTGCACTATCTGGCTAAGAATAAGATTAAAGTACCGGAAGATGTGTCTGTCATTGCATTTGATGAAACAGATGCCTACAGTTTATTTCCTACAGAAATTACGTATATCAGGCAACCATTGGAAGAAATGGCAAAACAAGCTGTACGTCTCGTTGATGAGCAGACAAAGGATTTCTCTATGGAAGGTGAAAAGGTGATTTGTCAGGCTGAATTGATCGAAAGAAAATCAGTAAAATAAAATTATAACAAACATATTAAACGTTTAACCAAATGACACAGAATAATCAATTTGTAGTATGTTTTGGGGAAGTTCTTTGGGATATATTTCCCCAGGGGTCCAGAGCAGGGGGAGCTCCCTTTAATGTTGCATATCACCTTCATAAAGCAGGAGTCAATGTTAAAGTACTTAGTAGAATAGGAAATGATGATCTGGGAAAAGGGCTTTTAAACCAAATCAAAAACTGGGGGATTACGACTGATTATATTCAGGTGGATG is a window from the Chryseobacterium sp. T16E-39 genome containing:
- a CDS encoding DMT family transporter, coding for MNWIILIIAGLFEVAFASCLGKAKETSGSEMYYWFAGFLVTMTISMLLLIKATQTLPIGTAYAVWTGIGAVGTALMGMLFFKDPVTFWRIFFITTLIGSIIGLKAASH
- a CDS encoding Crp/Fnr family transcriptional regulator, which produces MNIDEIIDSIFTLPTSSQEKLKNHITEVYHPKGYCLMQADKIISHVYFIKKGIVRAYASTQDNDITFWFGSEGETIISMKSYVEDKPGYESIELLEDCELYQLETENLRKLFNEDIYIANWGRKFAERELVKTEELIISRQFKTSTERYKDLIRDKPNLLRRVQLGHIASYLGITQVSLSRIRADIK
- a CDS encoding LacI family DNA-binding transcriptional regulator — protein: MKRASIKDIARIAGVSVATVSYVINRKEGSRISEVTKKRILEIAEEINYTPNKIARSLKMSKSKLIGLIVPDISNDFYSNIARCIENEAMKLGYTILIGSSDESPDKFRRLTELFSEQQVDGMIVTPVVGSDHAIQKLLNDEYPMVSIDYYLENVNIPAITLNNFEISEHIFDYLMEHNFEELIYVGYDTKLPHLLDRQHGFEKKISANGLSAKKILVGMGNVTSKVYAGLEENLKITSKKTALYFLNNKIGIAGLHYLAKNKIKVPEDVSVIAFDETDAYSLFPTEITYIRQPLEEMAKQAVRLVDEQTKDFSMEGEKVICQAELIERKSVK